One region of Culex pipiens pallens isolate TS chromosome 2, TS_CPP_V2, whole genome shotgun sequence genomic DNA includes:
- the LOC120417994 gene encoding integral membrane protein GPR180 — protein MQQSAANWVWAIGLVLLALVVGNHPSESAHLTGTFAVDGFFQFLIKFGFQKTEKHSQKNTESDTFGYIYGNITSPTNFTVPLTLAVLDKHNFLEYYANRNNFNRDVACQRMFDKLDKVAFNSRCNKGAEADYLRRVPCPSGKLCPDEDAPGNVVAGSQFTYVISDPNVPRFWYVSLVSCYQNETTCRWHYYDYRRYHVEPPQLNFDIQLVNGNPNRQSLSFFNPLLFHFSFDRQNTLEMYLIFFVIYLVMVPMQIYAVRLQKHPVTRLFTVSLVLEFISVCLLLTHTVRYAMNGVGNEKLAIMGDIFDIFSRTSFMLILLLLAKGWAVTRLQISVSSWILLMVIWIPYCAIHVLLYIWNRTEVDIISDIDEYQTWPGWLVLACRSTMMLWFLWELRTTMKYEHSTQKLDFLLHFGASSLVWFIYLPIVAIIAVNVSPLWRYKLLLGITNSADCLAYCVMMGLLWPNRAGQYLLLTGSNYSGMDELDEFNEAPHVVHRGLGDSDSVLRVACDDDYPDDEDEIETLVLSTDDLLNSGSGDHPPTIVSTGGSKPLVLNGRSRNHL, from the exons ATGCAGCAATCCGCTGCCAACTGGGTCTGGGCGATTGGCCTGGTCCTGCTCGCACTGGTCGTGGGGAACCACCCCTCGGAGAGTGCCCATCTCACGGGGACGTTCGCCGTGGACGGGTTCTTCCAGTTCCTGATCAAGTTTGGCTTCCAAAAGACGGAGAAGCACTCCCAGAAAAACACCGAATCGGACACGTTCGGTTACATTTACGGCAACATCACCTCCCCGACGAACTTCACCGTCCCCTTAACTCTGGCGGTCCTGGACAAGCACAACTTCCTCGAGTACTACGCCAACAGGAATAATTTTAACAGGGATGTGGCTTGTCAGCGGATGTTCGACAAGTTGGACAAGGTCGCGTTCAATAGTCGGTGTAACAAGGGGGCGGAAGCGGATTATTTGAGGAGGGTGCCCTGTCCCAGTGGGAAGCTCTGTCCGGATGAGGATGCGCCCGGAAATGTGGTCGCCGGGAGTCAGTTCACGTACGTGATTAGCGATCCGAACGTGCCGAG ATTCTGGTACGTCTCGCTGGTGTCCTGCTACCAAAATGAGACGACCTGCCGGTGGCACTACTACGACTACCGCCGCTACCACGTGGAACCTCCCCAGCTCAACTTCGACATCCAGCTGGTCAACGGGAACCCGAACCGGCAGAGCCTGTCCTTCTTCAACCCGTTGCTGTTTCACTTCTCGTTCGATCGCCAGAACACGCTGGAGATGTACCTGATCTTCTTCGTAATCTACCTGGTGATGGTCCCGATGCAGATCTACGCCGTGCGGTTGCAGAAGCACCCCGTTACGCGACTCTTCACGGTCAGCTTGGTGCTGGAGTTTATCAGCGTGTGTCTGCTGCTGACCCACACCGTGCGGTACGCGATGAACGGGGTGGGGAACGAGAAGTTGGCCATTATGGGggatattttcgatattttcagtAGG ACATCTTTCATGCTGATCCTGCTTCTGCTGGCCAAGGGTTGGGCCGTCACCAGACTACAGATCTCCGTCAGCAGTTGGATACTGTTGATGGTCATCTGGATACCGTACTGTGCAATCCACGTTCTTTTGTACATTTGGAATAGG ACTGAAGTCGATATCATCTCGGATATCGACGAGTACCAGACGTGGCCGGGATGGTTGGTGCTAGCTTGCAG GTCCACGATGATGCTGTGGTTCCTGTGGGAGCTCCGCACCACGATGAAGTACGAGCACTCGACGCAAAAGTTGGACTTTTTGCTGCACTTTGGCGCTTCGAGTCTCGTGTGGTTTATCTATCTGCCGATCGTGGCGATCATCGCCGTGAACGTGAGTCCGTTGTGGCGATACAAGCTGTTGTTAG GTATAACGAATTCAGCCGATTGTTTAGCGTACTGTGTGATGATGGGACTTCTGTGGCCAAATCGAGCTGGGCAGTACCTGCTGCTGACCGGTTCCAATTATTCAG GAATGGACGAGCTGGACGAGTTCAACGAGGCGCCCCACGTGGTGCACCGCGGACTCGGCGACTCGGACTCGGTGCTGCGGGTGGCGTGCGACGACGACTACCCGGACGACGAGGACGAGATCGAAACGCTGGTGCTGAGCACGGACGATCTGCTGAACAGTGGCAGCGGCGACCATCCGCCCACGATAGTGAGCACCGGCGGCAGCAAACCGCTGGTGCTGAACGGGCGAAGTAGGAACCACCTGTAA